In Fimbriimonadales bacterium, the following are encoded in one genomic region:
- a CDS encoding glycosyltransferase family 4 protein: MRIAIFSDSFSPIINGVSVSIEGLIEELRKIGHSVHVFTSSYPNYTEKDPNVIRFRSIVTRYAKSYPLAIPPFSPFKKEFLHFRFDIVHTHTPFTVGLIGKSWAKQSQIPLVSTYHTLYEEYAHYVPFVPKRVVKFVIARITNSYYNQCAHIIVPSEIAKENLLKHKVIKPISIIPTGNPAPRKIPREEARTEIGAKGDAKLLLYVGRLAPEKNLILLFRALKRILAERKDVQLWLVGDGPDMENCKRTVRQIGIGDYVVFTGAVPRSKVDNYYAAADVFVFPSTTETQGLVIGEALSYALPVVAVKGGGASVMLENGETGFAVDNESHEFANSVLMLLSNPALWGRISTNARKSSRRWTFRDMAESVLEVYENVLSTRERISPPFPKEDSWSTIHAHTDTREN, from the coding sequence TTGCGAATTGCAATATTCTCCGACAGTTTTTCACCGATCATCAACGGGGTATCGGTAAGCATCGAAGGGCTTATCGAGGAACTGCGGAAAATAGGGCATTCCGTCCACGTGTTTACCTCTTCCTATCCCAACTACACTGAAAAAGACCCGAATGTCATTCGATTCCGTTCCATCGTTACACGCTATGCAAAATCCTATCCCCTCGCGATTCCTCCTTTCTCCCCTTTCAAAAAAGAATTCCTTCACTTTCGATTCGACATCGTGCATACGCACACGCCATTCACGGTGGGGCTCATCGGAAAAAGTTGGGCAAAGCAATCGCAAATACCGCTCGTAAGCACATATCACACTTTATACGAAGAATATGCCCACTACGTGCCTTTCGTTCCGAAGCGTGTCGTAAAATTCGTAATTGCGCGCATCACGAATTCATATTACAACCAATGTGCGCATATCATCGTTCCAAGTGAAATCGCAAAAGAAAATCTACTCAAACATAAAGTTATCAAACCGATCTCGATTATTCCGACAGGAAACCCCGCACCCAGAAAAATACCTCGAGAAGAAGCACGCACGGAAATCGGAGCGAAGGGCGATGCGAAACTTTTACTCTACGTCGGCCGTCTCGCTCCAGAAAAAAATCTCATTCTTCTATTCCGAGCGTTAAAGAGAATTCTTGCGGAGAGGAAAGACGTGCAATTGTGGCTCGTGGGAGACGGTCCAGACATGGAAAATTGCAAGAGAACGGTGCGCCAAATCGGAATCGGCGATTACGTCGTTTTCACCGGTGCAGTCCCGCGTTCGAAAGTTGATAACTATTATGCAGCAGCCGATGTTTTCGTTTTCCCGAGCACGACGGAAACACAAGGATTAGTTATCGGCGAAGCGCTTTCTTACGCGCTTCCTGTGGTCGCCGTAAAAGGAGGGGGGGCAAGCGTTATGCTCGAAAACGGAGAAACCGGCTTCGCTGTAGATAATGAGTCCCATGAGTTTGCGAATTCTGTTCTTATGCTTCTCTCCAATCCTGCCCTTTGGGGACGAATTTCAACGAATGCCCGAAAATCCTCGCGACGATGGACATTCCGTGATATGGCTGAGAGCGTTCTCGAAGTTTACGAAAACGTGCTCTCGACTCGTGAAAGAATTTCCCCCCCATTTCCGAAAGAGGATTCATGGAGCACAATCCATGCCCACACAGATACGCGAGAGAACTGA
- a CDS encoding helix-turn-helix domain-containing protein produces MPKKFDDPIEYIENAFLDITKEEDQKTFFTQLEENLPEDITTLPKILREPTEEQTPKKENLFQKEEQRHSETIAVQLEPAPSIAEKITEKISPPPAPQKKPSAEKKGQMQAPRPRKRRTPVESVPISSDLEKIIQQAPKNLKFLSQLFDDNITQKYYSTRFKESREELIRNLIDPELTLEETARLLGVCPATVRRYTNRNWLKHHRTAGNQRRFRLSGIVEFVEKHGRHPE; encoded by the coding sequence ATGCCAAAAAAATTCGATGACCCGATTGAATATATCGAGAATGCGTTCCTCGATATCACGAAAGAAGAAGACCAAAAAACTTTTTTCACGCAATTAGAAGAAAACCTTCCGGAAGATATCACCACTCTGCCGAAAATTTTGAGAGAACCTACTGAAGAACAAACTCCCAAAAAGGAGAATTTGTTTCAAAAAGAAGAACAGCGGCATTCTGAAACCATCGCCGTGCAACTCGAGCCAGCCCCTTCCATTGCGGAAAAAATTACAGAAAAAATTTCGCCACCACCCGCTCCTCAAAAGAAACCATCAGCAGAAAAAAAAGGGCAAATGCAAGCTCCACGACCTCGCAAGCGAAGAACGCCCGTGGAATCCGTACCTATTTCCTCCGACCTCGAAAAAATTATTCAGCAAGCGCCGAAAAATCTCAAATTTCTTTCTCAACTTTTCGATGATAACATCACACAAAAGTATTATTCGACGCGATTCAAAGAATCCCGCGAAGAACTAATTCGCAATTTAATTGACCCCGAACTCACTTTAGAAGAAACCGCGCGCCTATTAGGTGTTTGCCCTGCCACCGTAAGGCGGTATACGAACCGGAATTGGCTGAAGCATCACCGAACGGCGGGAAATCAAAGAAGGTTCCGACTATCTGGAATCGTAGAATTCGTAGAAAAACATGGCAGACATCCGGAGTGA
- the queA gene encoding tRNA preQ1(34) S-adenosylmethionine ribosyltransferase-isomerase QueA encodes MRISEFDYTLPREAIAQSPLEPRDNAKMLVVHPNTGVIEHRLFYELPNYLEEGDLLILNDTRVTALRLYGRKTTGGKVEVLLLRETGDGLFESIVRPAKRLQLGTCIEFSNGIRATVHSILDDGMRVLQFSPPVSYEELKSFGKVPLPPYVFFDLEDSERYQTIYSRKPGSAAAPTAGLHFTPRVLEALEEKGVQQATITLDIGIDTFRPVRTDDVCDHKMHGERYEIPEETSRKIENCRGRIFAVGTTSVRAVESAAIKKRKIKSGEGVTELMITPGYSFKIVDGLITNFHMPRTTMLLLVAAFCGKELLMKAYHEALRLEYRFLSFGDSMLILPKNNI; translated from the coding sequence ATGCGTATAAGCGAGTTCGATTATACGTTGCCAAGAGAAGCCATAGCGCAATCGCCTTTAGAACCTCGCGATAACGCAAAGATGCTCGTTGTTCATCCTAATACCGGAGTAATCGAGCATCGTTTGTTTTACGAACTTCCTAATTATCTCGAAGAAGGAGATCTTTTGATTCTCAACGATACGCGAGTTACTGCGCTGCGACTTTACGGACGGAAAACTACGGGGGGGAAAGTGGAAGTATTGCTTCTCAGGGAAACGGGTGATGGGCTGTTCGAATCCATCGTACGACCGGCTAAAAGGTTGCAACTCGGAACATGCATCGAATTCTCGAATGGAATTCGTGCAACAGTCCATTCGATTTTAGATGACGGAATGCGCGTTCTGCAATTCTCCCCCCCAGTTTCTTATGAAGAACTGAAAAGTTTCGGTAAAGTTCCTTTGCCACCCTATGTGTTTTTCGATTTGGAAGATTCCGAACGCTACCAAACGATTTATTCCCGAAAACCGGGAAGCGCCGCTGCGCCAACAGCGGGCTTGCACTTTACACCGAGAGTTTTAGAAGCGCTCGAAGAAAAAGGCGTTCAGCAAGCGACCATCACACTGGATATCGGTATCGACACTTTTCGCCCTGTCCGAACCGACGATGTTTGCGACCATAAAATGCATGGGGAGCGATACGAGATTCCCGAAGAAACATCGCGTAAAATAGAGAACTGCCGCGGTCGTATCTTCGCAGTAGGAACGACTTCCGTTCGTGCGGTAGAATCAGCCGCAATAAAGAAAAGAAAAATAAAATCAGGAGAAGGAGTAACAGAGCTTATGATTACACCGGGCTATTCTTTCAAAATCGTGGATGGACTCATTACGAATTTTCACATGCCGAGAACGACTATGCTTCTTTTAGTCGCGGCATTCTGCGGTAAAGAACTTCTTATGAAAGCCTATCATGAGGCACTTAGACTCGAATATCGTTTTTTGAGTTTCGGAGACAGCATGCTTATTCTCCCGAAAAATAACATCTAA
- a CDS encoding HAD-IA family hydrolase produces MAEKRIKLITFDAAGTLIESRWEPAELILRAAEEHGILLDKEIAKRNFEKIHSLKRAEHEEVELRKDPAEIRAFWQGEIAEWLVSIGQDPTLSRELYEWLTRNIFSTDGMVFRLYSDVVPTLRQLRKSNFKLGVLSNWDSSLHKIIDNLELRKYFDFVIPSLEIGIEKPNEGIFREALHRANVAPSEALHIGDSFEDDYLGAKDAGWNARLIIRNGERPHFLVEDKPLQSLLEVTQVVGICV; encoded by the coding sequence ATGGCTGAGAAGAGGATAAAGTTAATTACATTCGATGCTGCAGGAACTCTCATCGAGAGTCGTTGGGAACCTGCAGAGTTGATTTTGCGTGCTGCAGAAGAGCATGGAATTCTTTTAGACAAAGAAATTGCAAAACGAAATTTCGAAAAAATCCATTCCCTAAAAAGAGCGGAGCATGAAGAAGTAGAACTCCGCAAAGATCCTGCGGAAATTCGAGCTTTTTGGCAGGGGGAAATTGCAGAATGGTTAGTATCCATCGGTCAAGACCCGACGCTATCTCGCGAATTATACGAATGGCTCACAAGAAACATTTTTTCAACCGATGGGATGGTTTTTCGATTGTATTCGGATGTCGTTCCTACACTGCGACAGTTGCGAAAATCGAATTTTAAACTCGGAGTGCTCAGCAATTGGGATAGTTCACTGCATAAGATTATCGATAATCTCGAGTTACGAAAATACTTCGATTTCGTCATTCCCTCTTTAGAAATCGGCATCGAAAAACCGAATGAGGGAATTTTTCGAGAAGCATTGCATCGAGCAAATGTCGCGCCGAGCGAAGCGCTCCATATCGGCGATTCCTTCGAAGACGATTACTTAGGGGCAAAGGACGCAGGTTGGAATGCGCGTTTGATTATTAGAAATGGTGAACGGCCGCATTTTCTCGTAGAAGACAAACCGCTCCAATCTCTACTCGAAGTCACGCAAGTGGTGGGAATATGCGTATAA
- a CDS encoding DUF2905 domain-containing protein — MDELAVFAKFMIFIGLSLAGFGLLLWLASKGSGFRIGRLPGDILIQKDGFTFYFPIVTMILLSIVLTLVLWFIAWLRRG; from the coding sequence ATGGACGAACTTGCCGTATTCGCGAAGTTCATGATTTTTATAGGTTTGAGCTTGGCTGGTTTCGGGCTTCTTTTGTGGCTCGCCTCGAAGGGAAGTGGGTTTCGAATCGGAAGATTGCCAGGCGATATTTTGATTCAAAAAGACGGATTCACTTTCTACTTTCCTATTGTAACGATGATTCTTTTGAGCATCGTGTTAACTTTGGTGCTTTGGTTTATCGCATGGCTGAGAAGAGGATAA
- the mtnA gene encoding S-methyl-5-thioribose-1-phosphate isomerase — MELQPVRWEGNSLFVLDQRFLPEEEVWLECKTWKDVAEAIRNMAVRGAPLIGIAAAYGLALAQRQGENVKFAYEELSKTRPTGVNLAFALERTINSSDFLEEAQKIHREERERNEKIGKHGVTLLKNRGNIMTLCNTGSLATAGIGTALGVIRTAFRMGMLNEAIVLETRPRLQGAKLTAWELQKDEIPFRIITDGAAAYYMKTKSAELIVTGADCIAANGDTANKIGTYALAIQASYHNIPFVVAAPSSTIDSRKHSGDEIPIEERGVEEVMNILHSSKIKGNVWNPAFDVTPAHLISHIVTENGIYSHPYDFRHVYSTQGV; from the coding sequence ATGGAACTTCAACCCGTCCGATGGGAGGGGAATTCCCTTTTCGTGCTCGACCAGCGCTTCCTTCCCGAAGAGGAGGTTTGGTTGGAATGTAAAACTTGGAAGGATGTAGCCGAAGCGATTCGCAACATGGCGGTGCGAGGTGCTCCTCTTATCGGAATTGCCGCAGCTTACGGGCTCGCATTAGCGCAACGACAAGGCGAAAACGTAAAATTTGCATACGAAGAGTTATCGAAAACTCGCCCGACTGGAGTGAACTTGGCATTCGCTTTAGAAAGAACGATAAATTCGAGCGACTTCCTCGAAGAGGCACAAAAAATCCATCGAGAGGAGCGCGAGAGAAACGAGAAAATCGGAAAACACGGTGTTACGTTACTGAAAAATCGCGGAAACATCATGACACTTTGCAATACAGGAAGTTTGGCAACGGCTGGGATAGGAACTGCTTTGGGTGTGATACGCACTGCATTTCGGATGGGCATGTTGAACGAAGCGATTGTTTTGGAGACTCGTCCAAGATTACAAGGCGCGAAACTCACCGCATGGGAATTGCAAAAAGACGAAATACCTTTTCGCATTATCACCGATGGAGCGGCTGCATACTATATGAAAACTAAAAGCGCAGAGTTAATCGTCACAGGAGCGGACTGTATCGCAGCGAATGGAGACACAGCGAATAAAATAGGGACGTATGCTCTTGCAATTCAGGCTTCGTATCATAATATCCCTTTCGTCGTGGCGGCGCCATCTTCGACGATTGATTCCCGAAAGCATTCCGGAGACGAGATTCCTATCGAAGAGCGAGGAGTAGAAGAAGTTATGAATATTTTGCATTCCTCGAAAATAAAAGGAAACGTATGGAACCCTGCATTCGATGTAACTCCAGCGCATCTCATTTCTCACATCGTTACCGAAAACGGGATTTACAGTCATCCCTATGATTTTCGGCATGTCTATTCCACACAAGGTGTATGA
- a CDS encoding lysophospholipid acyltransferase family protein, translated as MSLGEWWSRNQPRLYGVLIHWLARIIGLTMRIRVIGEEKLKEYAGGKIIAGWHGRTFLAAIYFRNRGYYTLISHSRDGEMQYGIFRRFGFKTVRGSTGRGGARAAVECAKLLRENNTFVWTPDGPRGPSQRVQRGILWLAQKGNALIFPAASSARPRKILSSWDSYMIPYPFSKGIIIIGNPISVSDHLGEEGLSELAEKLESELNDLQKQAETALGYS; from the coding sequence ATGTCGCTTGGAGAGTGGTGGAGTAGGAATCAACCGAGGCTTTACGGCGTTCTTATACACTGGTTGGCGAGAATCATAGGTCTTACGATGAGAATCCGTGTTATAGGAGAGGAAAAGTTAAAAGAATATGCGGGGGGAAAAATCATCGCCGGATGGCACGGACGCACATTTTTGGCGGCGATATATTTTCGGAATCGAGGTTATTACACTTTAATCAGCCATTCCAGAGACGGAGAGATGCAATACGGGATATTTCGGCGTTTCGGTTTCAAAACCGTGCGAGGAAGCACCGGTCGAGGGGGGGCAAGGGCAGCGGTGGAGTGTGCGAAGTTATTAAGAGAGAACAATACTTTCGTGTGGACACCGGATGGACCTCGTGGTCCTTCGCAACGCGTGCAGAGAGGGATTTTATGGCTCGCGCAAAAAGGAAATGCTCTCATCTTCCCTGCGGCCTCTTCAGCAAGACCGCGCAAAATTCTTTCCAGTTGGGATAGTTACATGATCCCCTATCCGTTCAGTAAAGGAATTATTATCATCGGCAATCCGATATCTGTCTCTGATCATCTCGGAGAGGAAGGGCTTTCGGAACTGGCTGAAAAGTTAGAAAGCGAATTGAATGACTTACAGAAACAAGCAGAAACGGCGTTGGGTTATTCATGA
- a CDS encoding 3-deoxy-D-manno-octulosonic acid transferase: protein MIRIFYNILMIVLSPVWLVWMVYRTRKRQQQPNWSERWGNYSISPDDTRKRIWLHAVSVGEVMAAKPILKELRALLPDVRIVVTCTTSTGYGVARSLLGMEADYLFYFPLDLPSACKRAMASVSPSVVVIMETELWLNFVWAAKKFLAKVCIANGRMSEKSFRKASRISFYYRSVFSYIDACFVQTEGDAERFSKLGGKNIRVLGNSKYDEASRIETKRDWRKEIHLSPSERWIVVGSVRGEYEEDFVLEALRGIEARILFAPRHIERAEEILNKAQKMGFRTGRRSRGENEAQFLVLDTFGELASTYWQADLAIIGGGFDKLGGQNIIQPMAAGCPVVCGPHMDNFREAFEEGMEAGALKVAHTSRELREIVETLLDDAKLREDMGSQGKALVERHRNAAKRYALAIAELVSVYHKEIEPNYPTVGASKDAG, encoded by the coding sequence ATGATACGCATCTTTTACAATATTTTGATGATCGTTCTTTCGCCAGTTTGGCTAGTTTGGATGGTGTATCGCACCCGAAAGCGACAACAGCAGCCGAATTGGTCGGAAAGGTGGGGCAATTATTCGATTTCTCCTGACGATACGCGCAAACGGATATGGCTTCATGCTGTTAGTGTGGGAGAGGTGATGGCGGCGAAACCGATTTTGAAAGAACTGCGAGCGTTGCTCCCAGACGTTCGAATCGTCGTAACGTGCACGACGAGCACGGGTTATGGAGTTGCACGGTCCTTGTTGGGAATGGAGGCGGATTATTTATTTTATTTTCCTTTAGATCTGCCGAGTGCTTGCAAACGTGCGATGGCGAGTGTATCTCCTTCCGTGGTCGTGATTATGGAAACGGAATTGTGGCTCAACTTCGTTTGGGCTGCGAAAAAATTTCTGGCTAAGGTATGTATTGCAAACGGAAGAATGTCAGAAAAAAGTTTTCGCAAAGCCTCGCGCATTTCGTTCTATTATAGAAGTGTGTTTTCGTACATAGATGCTTGCTTCGTACAGACAGAAGGAGACGCAGAAAGATTTAGCAAACTGGGGGGGAAAAACATACGGGTTCTCGGAAACTCCAAATATGACGAGGCATCGAGGATAGAAACTAAAAGAGATTGGCGAAAAGAAATCCATCTAAGCCCTTCGGAGAGATGGATCGTAGTCGGGAGCGTGAGAGGAGAATACGAAGAGGATTTCGTTTTGGAGGCATTGCGCGGTATCGAAGCACGCATTCTTTTCGCTCCTCGTCATATCGAAAGAGCGGAAGAAATTTTGAATAAAGCGCAGAAAATGGGATTTCGAACGGGAAGGCGTTCGCGGGGCGAAAACGAAGCGCAATTTTTGGTTTTGGATACTTTCGGTGAACTTGCATCTACCTATTGGCAAGCCGACCTTGCAATTATCGGAGGAGGTTTCGATAAACTGGGTGGTCAAAATATCATCCAGCCCATGGCAGCAGGGTGCCCTGTTGTGTGTGGTCCGCATATGGATAATTTTAGGGAAGCATTCGAAGAAGGAATGGAAGCTGGGGCTTTGAAAGTCGCCCATACTTCGCGTGAACTACGGGAAATTGTCGAAACTCTTCTCGATGATGCAAAACTTCGGGAGGATATGGGCTCTCAGGGGAAAGCGTTGGTCGAACGGCATCGAAACGCTGCTAAAAGATACGCTCTTGCAATTGCGGAATTGGTGAGTGTGTATCATAAAGAAATCGAACCGAATTATCCGACTGTAGGAGCATCGAAGGACGCAGGATAG
- the dxs gene encoding 1-deoxy-D-xylulose-5-phosphate synthase: MLETITKPLDLHKLTRQQLHEICTEIRRALVENVCRTGGHFASNLGTVELTVALYATFRLPPDIVCWDTGHQAYPHKMLTGRLSKFGTLRQYGGLSGFLRMSESEYDHWGAGHACTALSAALGYAVARDKKGTDEKVVAIVGDAALTGGMSWEALNNAALLETDICVVLNDNKMSIAENVGVLTHHFAKLRSRPWFTNAEEIAKRMVERLPKPIQRAAAGLRHGVTHYFAPEDAGAIFEELGFHYFGPIDGHNLDVMLDVFANLRELKGPIFAHCITVKGKGYEVAEQDARKWHGVIPFDPDACEMPKSSGPPTYTQVFGDTILELAKKDPTIVAITAAMPDGTGLAKFAKELPNQFYDVGIAEQHAVTFAAGLAAGGLKPACAIYSTFLQRAFDQVLHDVAIQNLPVRLFLDRAGLVGADGATHHGAFDISYLSLIPNLVILAPRDTNELDEMIRFAMNYGKGPIAVRYPRGSSDSILPESRTPIEFGVAETLRRGSDVGLIGIGTTVAMCYRAACALAEENIEAEVLNARFAKPLDENAILSLAKKTKRLVVAEENVATGGFGEAVVRLLQLHHLADIPVIVMALPDRFVEHGSQKELAEEVGLTVENAVRNAKGLLDYSKKKISSNVIRFT, encoded by the coding sequence TTGCTTGAAACTATAACGAAACCATTGGATTTACACAAACTCACTCGGCAACAATTGCATGAAATTTGCACGGAAATACGGCGCGCCCTCGTCGAAAACGTTTGCAGAACGGGGGGGCATTTCGCCAGCAATTTAGGAACCGTTGAACTGACCGTAGCCTTATATGCCACCTTTCGCCTTCCTCCCGATATAGTCTGTTGGGATACGGGTCATCAGGCTTATCCTCATAAGATGCTAACAGGGCGATTATCGAAATTCGGAACGCTGAGACAATACGGGGGGCTGAGCGGTTTTCTTCGAATGTCAGAAAGCGAATACGACCATTGGGGTGCAGGGCATGCGTGCACTGCGCTCTCTGCGGCACTCGGCTATGCCGTGGCAAGGGACAAAAAAGGAACGGACGAAAAAGTCGTTGCCATCGTCGGAGACGCCGCTCTTACGGGGGGGATGAGTTGGGAAGCGTTGAATAATGCCGCGCTTTTGGAAACGGATATTTGTGTAGTTCTCAATGATAATAAGATGTCCATAGCGGAAAACGTGGGTGTTCTTACTCACCATTTTGCGAAACTTCGCAGCCGGCCATGGTTTACCAATGCGGAAGAAATTGCAAAACGCATGGTGGAAAGACTTCCCAAGCCGATTCAACGCGCGGCGGCAGGATTACGACACGGTGTTACGCACTATTTCGCTCCCGAGGATGCGGGTGCGATTTTCGAGGAACTCGGCTTTCATTATTTCGGACCCATAGATGGTCATAACTTGGATGTGATGTTGGACGTGTTTGCGAATTTGAGGGAATTGAAAGGTCCTATTTTCGCGCATTGCATCACCGTGAAAGGAAAAGGATACGAAGTTGCAGAACAAGATGCTCGCAAATGGCATGGTGTTATTCCTTTCGACCCGGATGCTTGTGAAATGCCGAAGAGTTCGGGACCTCCCACCTATACGCAAGTTTTCGGAGACACCATTTTGGAACTTGCAAAAAAGGACCCGACCATCGTCGCTATCACCGCAGCGATGCCGGATGGCACTGGACTCGCAAAATTCGCAAAGGAACTTCCGAATCAATTTTATGATGTAGGGATTGCAGAGCAACATGCAGTAACTTTCGCTGCCGGTTTGGCTGCGGGGGGGCTCAAGCCTGCTTGCGCGATTTATTCCACTTTTCTCCAGCGCGCTTTCGACCAAGTTTTGCACGATGTGGCGATTCAGAATTTGCCTGTACGTTTGTTCCTCGATCGTGCTGGCTTAGTCGGGGCGGATGGTGCGACTCACCACGGAGCGTTCGACATCAGTTATCTTTCGCTCATTCCGAATTTGGTTATTCTCGCACCGAGAGACACGAACGAACTCGATGAGATGATTCGATTTGCAATGAACTACGGAAAAGGACCTATTGCCGTGAGATATCCGAGAGGTTCTTCGGATTCGATTCTTCCGGAGAGCAGAACTCCTATCGAATTCGGTGTCGCTGAGACGTTGCGCAGGGGTTCGGATGTCGGTCTCATCGGAATCGGAACGACGGTCGCAATGTGTTATCGAGCCGCTTGCGCACTCGCAGAAGAAAACATCGAAGCGGAAGTGTTGAATGCACGTTTTGCCAAGCCACTCGACGAAAACGCAATTCTCTCGCTTGCTAAAAAAACGAAAAGGTTGGTCGTTGCGGAAGAAAACGTGGCTACGGGGGGGTTCGGAGAAGCAGTCGTTCGCCTTTTACAATTGCATCATCTTGCGGATATTCCTGTAATTGTGATGGCTCTTCCCGATAGATTTGTCGAACACGGTTCACAAAAAGAGTTAGCGGAAGAGGTGGGTTTGACGGTGGAGAATGCCGTTCGAAACGCGAAAGGGTTGTTGGATTATTCGAAAAAGAAAATTTCTTCGAATGTGATTCGATTTACTTAA
- a CDS encoding nucleoside recognition domain-containing protein: MSAPTFAQNNPKLASLLERAKEMREQWGDKVRDASVTEIYSEASLIASRAVKRTRKIATNWDEKIDRILTSKIWGFPVMLLLLMGVFWVTIKGANYPSQMIATGLFWLEDQLEFLFTSIGSPTWFTGFFVHGVYRGLAWVISVMLPPMAIFFPIFTLLEDLGYLPRVAFNVDRVFKRAGAHGKQALSMAMGFGCNAAGVISTRIIDSPRERLIAIITNNFMPCNGRWPTLIMLATIFVAAAFPAGIASIAAASSLVALTLFGIAVTLLVSWFLSRSVLKGHVSNFTLELPPYRKPRILQILYTSMIDRTIFVLWRAIIMAAPCGGLAWILGNVYAGDQSLMAHIAGALDPLGKAIGLDGIILLAYIIAIPANEIVVPTILMGYMNMDRMVEVENMEQLRHLLVVDQGWTIVTAISLMLFSLLHNPCSTTILTIYKETKSIKWTAIATLLPLALAFLVCFIVAQTARLLFGIGS; encoded by the coding sequence ATGAGCGCTCCTACTTTCGCTCAGAACAATCCAAAACTCGCGAGTTTGTTGGAGCGCGCTAAAGAAATGCGCGAACAATGGGGGGACAAAGTTCGTGATGCGAGTGTCACGGAAATTTATTCCGAAGCCTCTCTCATTGCATCGCGTGCAGTTAAGCGAACGCGAAAAATTGCGACGAACTGGGACGAGAAAATAGACCGAATCCTGACGAGCAAAATATGGGGCTTTCCCGTAATGCTATTACTTTTGATGGGGGTGTTTTGGGTAACGATAAAAGGTGCGAATTACCCTTCTCAGATGATTGCAACAGGGTTATTTTGGCTCGAAGATCAACTCGAATTTCTGTTTACGAGTATTGGTTCTCCAACTTGGTTCACCGGATTTTTCGTGCACGGTGTTTATCGCGGTCTCGCATGGGTCATTTCGGTCATGCTCCCCCCCATGGCGATTTTCTTCCCGATTTTCACCCTTTTGGAGGATTTAGGTTATTTACCGCGAGTGGCTTTCAATGTGGATCGAGTTTTCAAACGCGCAGGGGCTCATGGCAAACAGGCTCTTTCTATGGCGATGGGTTTCGGTTGTAATGCAGCAGGAGTGATTTCCACACGCATCATTGATTCTCCGCGAGAAAGACTCATTGCCATCATCACGAACAACTTTATGCCATGCAACGGGAGATGGCCCACGTTGATTATGTTGGCTACGATTTTCGTTGCAGCTGCATTTCCTGCCGGAATCGCATCTATCGCTGCAGCGTCTTCCTTAGTCGCACTCACGCTTTTCGGGATAGCCGTTACTCTTTTGGTTTCTTGGTTTTTATCGCGCAGTGTATTGAAAGGGCATGTTTCGAATTTCACTTTGGAATTACCGCCCTATAGAAAGCCTCGAATTCTTCAGATTCTTTACACTTCGATGATCGATAGAACGATATTCGTTCTTTGGCGAGCTATTATCATGGCTGCGCCATGCGGAGGCTTGGCTTGGATTTTAGGGAATGTTTACGCCGGTGATCAAAGTTTGATGGCTCACATCGCCGGTGCATTAGACCCACTCGGGAAAGCAATCGGTTTGGATGGAATCATTTTGTTAGCCTATATCATCGCGATTCCTGCTAATGAAATCGTCGTTCCTACGATTTTGATGGGATACATGAATATGGATAGGATGGTAGAAGTGGAAAACATGGAACAGTTGCGTCACCTATTAGTCGTTGACCAAGGTTGGACAATCGTAACTGCGATTTCGCTGATGCTTTTTTCCCTTTTGCATAACCCTTGCTCTACGACAATCCTCACGATTTATAAAGAAACAAAAAGTATAAAATGGACTGCCATCGCCACTTTATTGCCGCTTGCGCTTGCTTTCCTCGTCTGTTTCATCGTGGCACAGACGGCGCGATTGCTATTCGGCATCGGTTCGTAG